Proteins encoded by one window of Arachis ipaensis cultivar K30076 chromosome B04, Araip1.1, whole genome shotgun sequence:
- the LOC107637721 gene encoding putative UPF0481 protein At3g02645 — protein sequence MWCTKLARFSSQKFSTRKFHATAARISKWRDFMKEELQNDTKRLRTEESDKVCIYRVPTNMRQVEPKAYTPSIVSIGPCHRGAPRLQKMEILKKNLYRRLFDPNGANASKLDKAFETLEGIEDKVRSCYKEEIALESDEFLKMMLIDGSFVIQLLRDLSQQDGILQTSYLSSRWMLPVIRRDLIMLENQIPFFVLNELFDLTNTNSVSRQQQKQPRKSLKYLSLEFFYPLLQAGSETIPPCEKLDELEVDHFLHLLRYAIVKRRELKVEVEAEDQRYMIRPATELSEAGVKIKADKNPNRRLLNITFKKRPWLLTRELTIPPLYMNDHRGTVLRNIAAFEKCHKGIKPDVTTYLFFFNGLINSAEDVALLHYKGVLHHSLGCDKEVAQLINNISKEMVLDKKESYLYEVVNAANKYCGNKYARMRAWLVHNYLSGWGVGISTIGAILALYFTMIQTVYGFKDTIKDWGNYRFGSLLLEALIITPLKGVPKSMVSAAEPYKGAAGSNNCGDMRRKILNMCMEVCITE from the coding sequence ATGTGGTGTACTAAACTCGCTAGATTTTCTTCTCAGAAATTCTCCACAAGAAAATTTCATGCCACTGCTGCAAGAATCTCAAAATGGAGGGATTTTATGAAGGAAGAGTTACAAAATGATACAAAGCGTCTAAGAACCGAAGAGAGTGACAAAGTTTGCATCTACAGAGTCCCAACGAACATGCGCCAGGTTGAACCAAAAGCCTACACGCCCAGCATTGTTTCCATTGGTCCATGCCACAGAGGAGCACCTCGCCTCCAGAAAATGGAGATTCTCAAGAAGAATCTCTATCGCCGCCTCTTCGATCCGAATGGCGCCAATGCATCCAAACTAGACAAGGCTTTTGAGACCCTGGAGGGGATAGAAGACAAAGTGAGGAGTTGTTACAAGGAAGAAATCGCTCTCGAAAGCGACGAGTTCCTTAAGATGATGCTGATTGATGGATCCTTCGTCATTCAGCTCTTGAGGGACTTATCGCAACAAGATGGAATTCTACAAACAAGTTATCTAAGCAGCAGGTGGATGCTGCCAGTCATTCGCCGCGATTTGATAATGCTTGAAAACCAAATCCCGTTCTTTGTTTTGAACGAATTGTTCGATTTAACAAACACTAATTCTGTTTCGCGCCAACAACAAAAGCAACCAAGAAAAAGTCTCAAGTATCTCAGTCTTGAATTCTTTTACCCTCTGCTCCAGGCTGGCTCGGAAACCATTCCGCCTTGCGAGAAGCTTGACGAGTTAGAGGTTGATcactttcttcatcttcttcgttATGCCATCGTTAAGCGGCGCGAACTCAAAGTAGAAGTGGAGGCAGAGGATCAGCGTTACATGATTCGCCCTGCAACCGAGTTATCCGAGGCCGGAGTGAAGATCAAAGCGGATAAGAATCCAAACCGGAGGCTTTTGAATATAACCTTCAAGAAGAGACCATGGCTGCTAACTAGAGAACTCACTATCCCTCCTTTATACATGAATGATCACAGAGGAACCGTGCTTCGCAACATCGCTGCATTCGAGAAGTGTCACAAAGGAATCAAACCGGATGTAACGACCTACTTGTTTTTCTTCAACGGACTCATAAACTCAGCAGAAGATGTAGCTCTTCTCCATTACAAGGGTGTGCTTCACCATTCCTTAGGGTGCGATAAAGAGGTTGCGCAATTGATCAACAACATTTCAAAAGAAATGGTTCTTGACAAGAAGGAGTCGTACCTTTACGAAGTGGTGAATGCAGCAAACAAATATTGCGGTAACAAATATGCAAGAATGAGGGCTTGGTTGGTGCATAACTACCTTAGTGGATGGGGTGTGGGAATTTCAACAATTGGTGCGATTTTGGCACTTTACTTTACTATGATTCAGACTGTGTATGGGTTTAAAGATACGATAAAAGATTGGGGGAATTACAGGTTTGGGTCACTACTCTTAGAAGCATTGATTATTACTCCTCTCAAGGGTGTTCCAAAATCCATGGTCTCTGCAGCGGAACCTTATAAAGGAGCCGCTGGTTCTAACAATTGTGGAGATATGCGCAGGAAAATTCTAAATATGTGTATGGAAGTGTGTATCACTGAATAA